The following are encoded in a window of Roseimaritima ulvae genomic DNA:
- the trpC gene encoding indole-3-glycerol phosphate synthase TrpC, with the protein MSNVLDKIVAQTWLTIERSRAATPLEQVQRQAAQAADPLDFYDALDAGDSVQLIAEVKKASPSAGLIREDFQPRGIAEQYAAAGAACISVLTDEPFFQGQLQYLREIRAAVSVPLLRKDFIVDPYQVYEARAAGADAILLIAECLTAERLIALHQLARQLGMATLIELYEPENLPHVLATDCRIIGVNNRDLRTFQTDLQHTVRMREAIPRDRLLVGESGIRSREDVLALGAAGVKAILVGESLMRQADLSAAVKQLTGCPAVR; encoded by the coding sequence GTGTCAAACGTGCTGGACAAAATCGTTGCCCAAACGTGGCTCACGATCGAACGCTCGCGCGCCGCCACGCCGCTGGAACAAGTCCAACGTCAAGCCGCCCAGGCCGCCGACCCGCTGGACTTTTATGACGCGCTGGATGCCGGCGACAGCGTGCAATTGATCGCCGAAGTCAAAAAGGCCAGCCCCTCGGCGGGCCTGATCCGTGAGGACTTCCAGCCCCGCGGGATCGCCGAACAATACGCCGCCGCCGGGGCCGCTTGCATCAGCGTGTTGACCGACGAACCTTTCTTCCAAGGCCAACTGCAGTACCTCCGCGAAATCCGCGCCGCCGTCTCGGTGCCGCTGCTCCGCAAAGACTTTATCGTCGATCCCTACCAGGTCTATGAAGCCCGCGCGGCCGGCGCCGATGCGATCCTGTTGATCGCCGAATGTTTGACAGCCGAGCGTCTGATCGCGCTGCATCAATTGGCTCGCCAACTGGGCATGGCGACCTTGATCGAATTGTACGAACCGGAAAATCTGCCGCATGTGCTGGCCACCGATTGCCGCATCATCGGCGTCAACAATCGTGACTTGCGGACTTTCCAGACCGACCTGCAACACACGGTGCGGATGCGCGAAGCCATCCCCCGCGATCGGCTGTTGGTGGGCGAAAGCGGGATCCGCAGCCGCGAAGACGTGCTGGCCTTGGGCGCCGCCGGTGTGAAAGCCATCCTGGTCGGCGAATCGTTGATGCGGCAAGCCGATCTATCAGCTGCCGTCAAACAGCTGACCGGCTGCCCCGCGGTCCGCTAA
- the purH gene encoding bifunctional phosphoribosylaminoimidazolecarboxamide formyltransferase/IMP cyclohydrolase gives MSDAVPIRNALISVSDKLGLAVLAEGLHRAGVRIFSTGGTRRYLEECDIPVEDVAEYTGFPEMLDGRVKTLHPKVFGGILARRDREDHLQAIDDHDIEPIDLVVVNLYPFMETVSRPGVTRSEAIEQIDIGGPSLVRAAAKNQQDVVVATSPEQYREILDQVHTRGGTSLELRRRLAGEAFRHTAEYDRAIADYHDGETLSGEFPSTMSINLRRKAMLRYGENPHQKAAIYAEPHVRTANLISARQLNGKELSYNNLLDLDSALSIVRSFSQPAATVIKHNNPCGAATADRLARACRKALEGDPLSAFGSVLGFNRTVDLETAEALCAPGLFIEAIVAPDFEAAAVGLLTTKPKWRENVRLMQVGRLDEPETPLERRFIAGGMLVQDADRLPSASLQWKTVTETQVNDELWDDISFAWEMVRHVKSNAIVLGKDTALIGVGAGQMSRVDSVDISIEKAGDRSEGAVLASDAFFPFPDSIDAAAEAGIVAIIQPGGSRRDQEVIETCDRHNIPMVMTGRRHFRH, from the coding sequence GTGTCCGATGCCGTCCCGATCCGAAATGCCCTGATCAGCGTGAGCGACAAGCTGGGGTTGGCCGTATTGGCCGAGGGCTTGCACCGGGCAGGCGTGCGCATTTTTAGCACCGGAGGCACTCGGCGGTATCTGGAAGAGTGCGATATTCCGGTCGAAGACGTGGCCGAATACACCGGTTTTCCGGAAATGCTCGACGGCCGCGTCAAGACATTGCATCCCAAAGTCTTCGGCGGCATCCTGGCCCGTCGCGACCGCGAAGACCATTTGCAAGCCATCGACGATCACGACATCGAACCGATCGATTTGGTGGTCGTCAATCTGTACCCGTTTATGGAAACCGTTTCCCGCCCCGGGGTGACGCGCAGCGAAGCCATCGAACAGATCGATATCGGCGGGCCCAGCCTGGTGCGTGCGGCGGCCAAGAACCAACAAGATGTGGTCGTGGCCACGTCGCCCGAACAGTACCGCGAGATCCTGGATCAGGTACACACCCGTGGTGGCACCTCGCTGGAACTACGGCGTCGACTAGCCGGCGAAGCCTTCCGCCACACCGCCGAATACGATCGCGCCATCGCCGACTACCACGACGGCGAAACGCTCAGCGGCGAATTCCCGTCTACGATGAGCATCAATCTGCGTCGCAAAGCGATGTTGCGGTACGGCGAAAACCCGCACCAAAAAGCGGCCATCTATGCCGAACCCCACGTCCGCACCGCCAATTTGATCTCGGCCCGCCAGTTGAACGGCAAAGAATTGTCGTACAACAACCTGCTGGACCTGGACTCGGCCTTGAGCATCGTACGTTCCTTCTCACAGCCCGCCGCAACGGTCATCAAACACAATAACCCCTGCGGTGCAGCGACCGCCGACCGCCTGGCACGGGCGTGCCGCAAAGCTCTCGAGGGCGACCCGCTGAGCGCCTTCGGCAGTGTGCTGGGGTTCAACCGCACGGTCGACCTGGAAACCGCCGAAGCCTTATGTGCGCCGGGACTGTTCATCGAAGCCATCGTGGCACCGGACTTCGAAGCCGCCGCCGTGGGGCTGCTGACCACCAAACCCAAGTGGCGTGAAAACGTTCGCTTGATGCAGGTCGGCCGTTTGGACGAACCGGAAACCCCGCTGGAACGCCGCTTCATCGCTGGCGGGATGCTGGTCCAAGACGCCGACCGCCTGCCCTCGGCGTCGCTGCAGTGGAAGACCGTCACCGAAACCCAGGTCAATGACGAATTGTGGGACGATATCTCCTTCGCTTGGGAAATGGTCCGCCACGTCAAAAGCAACGCCATCGTGCTGGGCAAAGACACCGCCTTGATCGGCGTCGGAGCCGGCCAGATGAGCCGCGTCGATAGCGTGGACATCTCCATCGAAAAAGCTGGGGATCGCTCCGAAGGCGCCGTGTTGGCCTCCGATGCCTTTTTTCCGTTTCCCGATTCGATCGACGCGGCGGCCGAAGCCGGCATCGTGGCCATCATCCAACCGGGCGGCTCACGTCGCGACCAGGAAGTCATCGAAACCTGCGATCGTCACAACATCCCCATGGTGATGACCGGCCGCCGACACTTCCGCCACTAA